The proteins below come from a single Candidozyma auris chromosome 3, complete sequence genomic window:
- the MCD1 gene encoding kleisin alpha translates to MQTDLLTRQGPLAQVWLASNYDKKLSKQQLLKTNLVTSSEFISRHPIQPSASRTDSAQPITLRLSGHLLLGIVRIYSRKTKYLLDDVNEVLHKLRNSFKFASGATLGTSAASVNLPPQQTTLSNINRVLLHDQVTDLNLLYQDDLDLDDHEAEKPVERLLQQMGDKSASPDEELDIDRSIEVGRGLIDQSFDQDLDFDLDMDLDTSIEQGRDAQLPMADREQSLLDIAPKSAQAQDQPLDFDLGEPLETVSELQAQTSTTEPESRQRRRLVGVSEDGIVRTTKRKLIVDSPQELERGLPIEVLRSIQHLQTYGGFTNEHLTLNLSKAQKLELIKELAQPSVTKRRKIWNLDNELRRRADELSAEEQKVAQEREEYDYDLDFDLSMPSLEADDSSPSSEETVEDGSLSNVKTTTQVASHLRNVFLDEPTASLDDLINKDLVIEDSDDVPLGLVNKSDTSIEVSRRREATKCFFETLVLATHNCISLDQKQSEATDIGGPITIRPLDDLAAKFL, encoded by the coding sequence ATGCAAACAGACTTGCTTACTCGCCAGGGGCCGTTGGCTCAAGTTTGGTTGGCGTCAAATTACGACAAAAAACTCTCAAAACAACAATTGCTTAAGACAAACCTTGTGACTTCCTCTGAGTTCATCTCAAGGCATCCTATCCAGCCTTCAGCTTCCAGAACAGACAGTGCACAGCCCATTACTTTGAGACTTTCCGGGCACTTACTTTTGGGAATTGTTCGTATCTATTCCCGCAAGACAAAGTACCTATTGGACGATGTGAACGAAGTGTTGCATAAATTGAGAAACTCATTTAAGTTTGCCTCAGGAGCAACCTTGGGCACCAGTGCCGCGTCTGTGAACTTGCCTCCTCAGCAGACAACCCTCTCAAATATCAACAGAGTGTTGTTGCATGATCAGGTGACCGACTTGAACCTTTTGTACCAGGACGATTTAGACTTAGACGATCACGAAGCCGAAAAACCTGTTGAGAGACTACTTCAGCAAATGGGCGACAAGTCAGCTTCACCggatgaagagcttgacaTTGATAGGTCGATTGAGGTGGGTCGTGGACTAATTGACCAAAGCTTTGACCAAGACTTGGATTTTGACCTAGACATGGACTTAGATACTTCGATAGaacaaggaagagatgCACAGTTGCCCATGGCTGACAGAGAGCAGTCATTACTAGACATTGCGCCCAAATCAGCACAGGCCCAGGATCAGCcgcttgattttgatttggGTGAACCGTTAGAGACAGTATCAGAACTACAGGCACAAACCTCCACCACAGAACCCGAAAGCAGACAAAGACGCAGGCTCGTTGGCGTCAGTGAGGATGGGATTGTGAGAActaccaaaagaaaattgatCGTTGACTCTCCCCAAGAACTCGAAAGAGGGCTCCCGATAGAGGTGTTGCGTAGTattcaacatcttcaaacGTATGGAGGGTTCACGAACGAACACTTGACACTCAATCTATCCAAAGCACAGAAACTCGAGCTTATTAAGGAGCTTGCTCAGCCTAGTGTGACGAAGCGCAGAAAGATTTGGAATCTTGACAATGAACTAAGACGCCGTGCCGACGAGCTTTCAGCCGAAGAACAGAAGGTTGCACAGGAACGCGAAGAGTATGACTATGATCTAGACTTTGACTTATCTATGCCAAGTCTCGAAGCAGATGACTCTCTGCCATCTCTGGAAGAGAccgttgaagatggcagCTTGAGCAATGTCAAGACTACTACACAAGTCGCGTCGCATCTCAGAAACGTTTTTCTAGACGAACCAACTGCCTCATTGGACGATCTTATCAATAAAGACCTAGTCATTGAAGACTCCGACGATGTTCCCTTGGGTTTGGTTAACAAGTCGGATACTAGCATCGAAGTTAGCAGACGCAGAGAAGCTACGAAATGCTTCTTTGAGAcacttgttcttgcaaCACATAATTGCATTTCTCTAGACCAGAAACAGTCCGAAGCAACTGACATTGGAGGACCAATCACTATAAGAcctcttgatgatcttgcTGCCAAATTTTTGTAA